In a single window of the Dreissena polymorpha isolate Duluth1 chromosome 3, UMN_Dpol_1.0, whole genome shotgun sequence genome:
- the LOC127873606 gene encoding uncharacterized protein LOC127873606, with product MMYAMSPFVIPTGQFCITDESILKYCEWGCCSEHGIDKCCEFTSVSEIAGAVIGGVGLLAIIGAIVVCCLCCVCRQRVTHGHVIRTTVSACAQNYIFPRTELANCPPLYPLHTSIMAPGVTMGTTIPWQPPSYEEATKLSSDMLIVHL from the exons ATGATGTATGCCATGTCGCCGTTTG TTATACCTACTGGGCAATTCTGCATCACAGACGAGTCCATTCTGAAGTACTGCGAGTGGGGATGCTGTTCTGAACATGGCATCGACAAGTGCTGCGAGTTCAC AAGCGTCAGTGAGATTGCAGGAGCTGTGATCGGAGGTGTTGGTCTCCTCGCCATCATCGGCGCCATTGTCGTCTGCTGTCTTTGCTGCGTGTGCAGACAAAGGGTCACGCATGGGCATGTTATCAGAACAACAG TTTCAGCATGTGCTCAAAACTACATCTTTCCGAGGACCGAACTTGCAAACTGCCCGCCACTCTACCCACTGCATACCTCTATCATGGCACCTGGGGTAACTATGGGGACTACGATACCATGGCAACCACCCTCGTATGAAGAGGCAACCAAGCTGTCCAGCGATATGCTGATTGTTCATTTGTAA